The genomic region ATATCATTTTAGTATTAAATTAAATTACCGTTCTTCATCAGGGATTTGCTCCAGGGTTACCGATCGCCGGCAGAATCCGTAACGTTCATAGAAGGGCACAGTTTCCTGATTACCAAAAGACACCCGTACACTCTTTTTAGTCACACCTTTTCCCTTCATCCATTTCAGGGAACGTTTCATTAACTCATCTCCCCAACCCTGGCCCCGGCAATTCTCTGCAACGTAGATGGAATCAATTTCTCCTTCTTTATCCGGGTTGATGGTGGTGATGCAGTAGGCCACTGGTATTCCTGATTTTTTATTCTTTACCAGTCCGATGTGCATATCTCCTTCCCGGGACTTTTCCAACAGAACCTCAACTCGTTTTTGGAAGGTGAAATGGGCATAATGCTCCTTGAAATTTGATTCCTGTTTTAGATGGTGTTGATTCAGTTTTTCCCACAGTGGCTGGACTAAATTCAGATTACTGGCATCAGTTTCAACAATTATCATATTTTCCATGGGTAATCCTCTAAATAATATTATTGAATTTTAAATTCAATTGGCAGATATTAAAATTACTCCTGATTGGTTATTTTTTCCCAGCTAATCCCAAAGCATGGGGGCAGATACTACGGCAGGTATGACACTTTTTTAAAACATATCCTCTCTCGGTTGTGAAGGCGGAAAGGGTACGGCAATGTTTTTGTTTAACGGTAACGCCATCAAGTGCATTTTGAGGGCAGGAATCAAGGCATAAATTACATTTCTCTGCACAGATACTGTAGCTGGCTAAAGGATCATTTTCAAGTTCAATATTGACCAGAACCGCACCGATCTGGATCATGTTTCCATAATTCTGGTTGGTAAGTAGAGTGTTTCTCCCCATAACACCCAGTCCTGCCAAATATCC from Methanobacterium formicicum harbors:
- a CDS encoding GNAT family N-acetyltransferase produces the protein MENMIIVETDASNLNLVQPLWEKLNQHHLKQESNFKEHYAHFTFQKRVEVLLEKSREGDMHIGLVKNKKSGIPVAYCITTINPDKEGEIDSIYVAENCRGQGWGDELMKRSLKWMKGKGVTKKSVRVSFGNQETVPFYERYGFCRRSVTLEQIPDEER